The following are from one region of the Streptomyces decoyicus genome:
- a CDS encoding F0F1 ATP synthase subunit gamma: MGAKLRVYKRRIRSVTATKKITKAMEMIAASRVVKAQRQVAASTPYASELTRAVTAVATGSNTQHPLTTEVEQPTRAALLLITSDRGLAGGYSSNVIKAAEQLTERLKAEGKEVDAYIVGRKGVSYYSFRERKVVESWTGFTDSPTYADAKAIAAPLIEAVQRDTAEGGVDELHIVTTEFISMMTQTAIDDRLLPLSLDKAEESEEPSKDEILPLFDFEPSAEDVLDALLPRYVESRIYNALLQAAASKHAATRRAMKSATDNAEDLIKSLSRLANAARQAEITQEISEIVGGASALADATAGSD; the protein is encoded by the coding sequence ATGGGAGCCAAGCTCCGGGTCTACAAGCGTCGCATCCGCTCCGTCACCGCGACCAAGAAGATCACCAAGGCGATGGAGATGATCGCCGCCTCGCGCGTCGTCAAGGCGCAGCGCCAGGTGGCGGCGTCGACGCCGTACGCGAGTGAACTGACCCGCGCGGTGACAGCGGTTGCCACGGGCTCGAACACCCAGCACCCGCTGACGACCGAGGTCGAGCAGCCCACCCGGGCCGCGCTGCTGCTCATCACGAGCGACCGCGGTCTGGCCGGCGGCTACTCCTCCAATGTCATCAAGGCCGCGGAGCAGCTCACCGAGCGGCTCAAGGCCGAGGGCAAGGAGGTCGACGCCTACATCGTCGGGCGCAAGGGCGTGTCGTACTACAGCTTCCGCGAGCGCAAGGTCGTGGAGTCGTGGACCGGTTTCACCGACAGCCCGACGTACGCGGACGCCAAGGCGATCGCTGCACCGCTGATCGAGGCCGTCCAGCGGGACACGGCCGAGGGCGGGGTGGACGAACTCCACATCGTCACCACCGAGTTCATCTCGATGATGACGCAGACGGCGATCGACGACCGCCTGCTGCCGCTCAGCCTCGACAAGGCGGAGGAGTCGGAGGAGCCGTCCAAGGACGAGATCCTTCCGCTCTTCGACTTCGAGCCGTCGGCCGAGGACGTCCTCGACGCCCTGCTTCCGCGGTATGTCGAGTCGCGGATCTACAACGCGCTTCTGCAGGCCGCCGCCTCCAAGCACGCCGCCACGCGTCGTGCGATGAAGTCGGCGACCGACAATGCGGAAGACCTCATCAAGTCGCTCTCGCGGCTTGCCAACGCGGCCCGACAGGCCGAAATCACCCAGGAAATCAGCGAGATCGTCGGTGGCGCCAGTGCTCTGGCCGACGCGACCGCGGGGAGTGACTGA
- the atpD gene encoding F0F1 ATP synthase subunit beta, whose amino-acid sequence MTTTVETATATGRVARVIGPVVDVEFPVDAMPEIYNALTVEVADPAEQGKLKKLTLEVAQHLGDGLVRAISMQPTDGLVRQAAVTDTGAGITVPVGDVTKGKVFNTLGEILNVDPSTVEVTERWPIHRKAPTFDQLESKTEMFETGVKVIDLLTPYVKGGKIGLFGGAGVGKTVLIQEMIYRVANNHDGVSVFAGVGERTREGNDLIEEMTESGVIDKTALVFGQMDEPPGTRLRVALAGLTMAEYFRDVQKQDVLFFIDNIFRYTQAGSEVSTLLGRMPSAVGYQPNLADEMGLLQERITSTRGHSITSMQAIYVPADDLTDPAPATTFAHLDATTVLSRPISEKGIYPAVDPLDSTSRILDPRYITQEHYDCASRVKTILQKYKDLQDIIAILGIDELGEEDKLTVHRARRIERFLSQNTHVAKQFTGVDGSDVSLDESITAFNAIADGDYDHFPEQAFFMCGGIEDLKANAKELGVS is encoded by the coding sequence ATGACCACCACTGTTGAAACGGCCACGGCAACGGGCCGCGTCGCCCGGGTCATCGGCCCGGTCGTCGACGTGGAGTTCCCCGTCGACGCCATGCCGGAGATCTACAACGCGCTGACCGTCGAGGTCGCCGACCCGGCCGAGCAGGGCAAGCTCAAGAAGCTGACCCTCGAGGTCGCCCAGCACCTGGGCGACGGCCTGGTCCGCGCGATCTCCATGCAGCCCACCGACGGTCTGGTCCGCCAGGCCGCGGTGACCGACACCGGCGCCGGGATCACCGTCCCCGTCGGCGACGTCACCAAGGGCAAGGTGTTCAACACCCTCGGCGAGATCCTGAACGTGGACCCGTCCACGGTCGAGGTCACCGAGCGCTGGCCCATCCACCGCAAGGCCCCGACCTTCGACCAGCTCGAGTCCAAGACCGAGATGTTCGAGACCGGCGTCAAGGTCATCGACCTGCTGACCCCGTACGTCAAGGGCGGCAAGATCGGTCTGTTCGGTGGTGCCGGTGTCGGCAAGACCGTTCTGATCCAGGAAATGATCTACCGCGTGGCCAACAACCACGACGGTGTGTCGGTGTTCGCCGGTGTCGGCGAGCGCACCCGTGAGGGCAACGACCTCATCGAGGAAATGACGGAGTCCGGCGTCATCGACAAGACCGCACTGGTCTTCGGTCAGATGGACGAGCCCCCGGGCACCCGTCTGCGCGTCGCCCTGGCCGGTCTGACCATGGCGGAGTACTTCCGCGATGTGCAGAAGCAGGACGTCCTCTTCTTCATCGACAACATCTTCCGGTACACCCAGGCGGGTTCCGAGGTGTCGACCCTGCTCGGCCGTATGCCCTCCGCGGTGGGTTACCAGCCGAACCTGGCCGACGAGATGGGTCTCCTCCAGGAGCGCATCACCTCGACCCGTGGTCACTCGATCACCTCGATGCAGGCGATCTACGTCCCCGCGGACGACCTGACCGACCCGGCGCCGGCCACCACCTTCGCCCACCTGGACGCGACCACCGTTCTGTCGCGTCCGATCTCGGAGAAGGGCATCTACCCGGCGGTCGACCCGCTGGACTCGACGTCCCGGATCCTGGACCCCCGCTACATCACGCAGGAGCACTACGACTGCGCCTCGCGCGTCAAGACGATCCTGCAGAAGTACAAGGACCTCCAGGACATCATCGCGATTCTGGGTATCGACGAGCTCGGCGAGGAGGACAAGCTCACCGTCCACCGCGCCCGTCGTATCGAGCGGTTCCTGTCGCAGAACACCCACGTGGCGAAGCAGTTCACCGGTGTCGACGGCTCGGACGTGTCGCTCGACGAGTCGATCACCGCGTTCAACGCGATCGCGGACGGCGACTACGACCACTTCCCCGAGCAGGCGTTCTTCATGTGCGGTGGCATCGAGGACCTGAAGGCCAATGCCAAGGAGCTGGGCGTCTCCTGA
- a CDS encoding F0F1 ATP synthase subunit epsilon produces the protein MAELHVELVAADRQVWSGEASLVVARTSSGDIGVMPGHQPLLGVLQSGPVTIRTTGESGDGTVVAAVHGGFISFADNKLSLLAEVAELSDEIDVQRAERALERAKSEADAAAERRADVRLRAVTGVH, from the coding sequence GTGGCTGAGCTGCACGTCGAGTTGGTCGCCGCGGACCGTCAGGTCTGGTCCGGCGAGGCCAGCCTGGTCGTCGCGCGCACCTCGTCGGGCGACATCGGAGTCATGCCCGGACACCAGCCGCTGCTCGGCGTGCTGCAGTCGGGCCCGGTGACGATTCGTACGACCGGCGAGAGCGGGGACGGCACCGTCGTCGCCGCTGTGCACGGCGGCTTCATCTCCTTCGCCGACAACAAGCTGTCTCTGCTCGCAGAGGTGGCGGAACTGTCGGACGAGATCGATGTCCAGCGCGCGGAGCGGGCCCTGGAGCGAGCGAAGTCGGAGGCCGACGCGGCCGCCGAGCGTCGCGCCGATGTCCGGCTGCGTGCGGTGACGGGCGTTCACTGA
- a CDS encoding DUF2550 domain-containing protein has product MVLALLVSGAVVVLVLLGLFVFGLRRRLIQRSGGTFDCSLRWNVPENEAGGKGWIYGVARYNGDRIEWFRVFSYAPRPRRLLERSAIEVLERRTPQGEEELALLSDSIVLACRHRGTRLELAMSEDALTGFLAWLEAAPPGQRVNVA; this is encoded by the coding sequence ATGGTCCTCGCTCTGCTTGTGAGCGGCGCGGTCGTGGTACTGGTGCTGCTGGGGCTGTTCGTCTTCGGACTGAGGCGGCGGCTCATCCAGCGGTCCGGTGGCACCTTCGACTGCAGCCTGCGCTGGAACGTGCCGGAGAACGAGGCCGGCGGCAAGGGCTGGATCTACGGTGTGGCGCGCTACAACGGCGACCGGATCGAATGGTTCCGGGTGTTCTCGTACGCGCCCCGGCCACGCCGCCTCCTGGAGCGCTCCGCCATCGAGGTCCTGGAGCGCCGCACCCCTCAGGGTGAGGAGGAGCTGGCGCTGCTCTCCGACTCCATCGTGCTGGCCTGCCGGCATCGCGGCACCCGTCTCGAACTGGCGATGAGCGAGGACGCGCTCACCGGTTTCCTCGCCTGGCTGGAGGCGGCTCCGCCCGGACAGAGGGTGAACGTGGCCTGA
- a CDS encoding response regulator, protein MTGADAQPIRVLVAEDQSAVRAGLVLILRSAPDIEVVGEADDGEEAVRLARELRPTLVLMDIQMPRLDGVSATRQVVSEKLADVLVLTTFDLDEYVFGALRAGAAGFLLKDSDAAALLTAVRTVASGEGLIAPAVTRRLIAEFASPRTPVRRPAREGEAPDPAVLDALTPREREVLGCLGRGLSNADIALRLAMAEATVKTHVSRLLAKLDLRSRVQAAVLAQELGVDGP, encoded by the coding sequence ATGACAGGCGCCGACGCGCAGCCGATCCGGGTTCTCGTCGCCGAGGACCAGTCCGCCGTACGGGCCGGGCTGGTCCTCATCCTGCGCTCCGCCCCCGACATCGAGGTCGTCGGGGAGGCGGACGACGGCGAGGAGGCGGTACGGCTCGCCCGCGAGCTGCGCCCCACCCTCGTCCTCATGGACATCCAGATGCCCCGCCTCGACGGGGTCTCCGCCACCCGGCAGGTGGTCTCCGAGAAGCTGGCGGATGTGCTGGTGCTGACCACCTTCGACCTGGACGAATATGTCTTCGGGGCGCTACGGGCGGGGGCGGCCGGCTTTCTCCTGAAGGACAGCGACGCGGCCGCGCTGCTGACCGCGGTGCGCACCGTGGCGTCCGGCGAGGGGCTGATCGCTCCGGCGGTGACCCGGCGGCTGATCGCGGAGTTCGCGAGCCCGCGCACGCCGGTGCGGCGGCCTGCCCGGGAGGGCGAGGCGCCGGATCCGGCGGTCCTGGACGCGCTGACGCCACGCGAGCGGGAAGTGCTGGGGTGTCTGGGGCGGGGCCTGTCGAACGCCGATATCGCGCTCCGCCTGGCCATGGCGGAGGCCACCGTGAAAACCCACGTCAGCAGGCTGCTGGCGAAACTGGACCTGCGCAGCCGGGTACAAGCGGCCGTGCTGGCACAGGAGTTGGGGGTGGACGGGCCTTAG
- a CDS encoding sensor histidine kinase has translation MTARPLAAPGRPHRLDVLIAGGGLLGGLLLWALNLHGGPSLLGLPPSLTLVALAAMSVAELMRRTAPMAALGLAVPALALDISAGTLVATVLMFTDVVYAAVLYGPAGAARRIPLHSVLVTVLAAIALTAAWQNPQVVMAVIGIALVTITPAWTGIILRNHRDAAQAAQLRAEQIALLAEIDRTQAVAGERARMARELHDMVANHLSAIAIHSTAAQSIDDPSATREALGVIRENSVQGLAEMRRLIGLLRGPKADDEDEEPAATPTLDGLDALIDQARTSGRSSGLTFVLDDARNPDGPGAGPEPAAPVELAAYRIVQESLTNALKHAAPGEVLVRLAHDRGGALTVAVRSPFAARPGPRAPGSGTGLVGMRERIALLGGAFEAGPESGPAGTVWLVRAALPAAEEEEQR, from the coding sequence GTGACCGCCAGACCCCTCGCCGCCCCCGGCCGGCCGCACCGCCTCGATGTGCTCATCGCGGGCGGCGGGCTGCTCGGCGGGCTGCTGCTCTGGGCGCTGAATCTGCACGGCGGTCCCTCGCTCCTGGGGCTGCCCCCCTCCCTCACCCTGGTCGCGCTCGCCGCCATGTCGGTGGCCGAACTGATGCGCCGTACGGCCCCGATGGCGGCGCTGGGCCTCGCGGTGCCGGCCCTGGCACTGGACATCTCCGCCGGCACCCTGGTCGCCACCGTCCTGATGTTCACGGACGTGGTCTACGCGGCGGTGCTCTACGGCCCGGCGGGCGCGGCCCGCCGGATCCCGCTGCACTCCGTCCTGGTGACAGTCCTGGCGGCCATCGCACTGACCGCGGCCTGGCAGAACCCGCAGGTCGTCATGGCCGTCATCGGCATCGCGCTGGTCACCATCACCCCCGCCTGGACCGGCATCATCCTCCGCAATCACCGCGACGCCGCGCAGGCCGCTCAGCTGCGGGCCGAGCAGATCGCGCTGCTGGCCGAGATCGACCGGACGCAGGCGGTGGCCGGCGAGCGGGCACGGATGGCACGCGAGCTGCACGACATGGTCGCCAACCACCTGTCCGCCATCGCGATCCACTCGACCGCGGCACAGTCCATCGACGACCCGTCGGCGACCCGCGAGGCGCTCGGGGTGATCCGTGAGAACAGCGTGCAGGGTCTGGCCGAAATGCGCCGTCTCATCGGGCTGTTGCGGGGCCCGAAGGCGGACGACGAGGACGAGGAGCCCGCCGCGACCCCCACGCTCGACGGACTGGACGCGCTGATCGACCAGGCCCGTACGAGCGGCCGGAGCAGCGGGCTGACCTTCGTGCTGGACGACGCCCGGAACCCGGACGGCCCGGGGGCGGGTCCGGAACCGGCGGCCCCGGTCGAGCTGGCCGCCTACCGCATCGTCCAGGAGTCGCTGACCAACGCCCTCAAGCACGCCGCGCCCGGCGAGGTGCTGGTACGTCTGGCCCATGACCGCGGCGGGGCGCTCACCGTCGCCGTCCGCAGCCCGTTCGCCGCCCGCCCCGGCCCCCGCGCGCCCGGCTCCGGCACCGGTCTGGTCGGGATGCGTGAGCGGATCGCCCTGCTGGGCGGAGCATTCGAGGCCGGCCCGGAGAGCGGGCCGGCCGGCACAGTCTGGCTGGTGCGGGCAGCGTTGCCCGCCGCCGAGGAGGAAGAGCAACGATGA
- a CDS encoding cob(I)yrinic acid a,c-diamide adenosyltransferase: MVNLTRIYTRTGDKGTTALGDMSRTAKTDSRISAYADANEANAAIGVALALGSLPEDVAAVLLRVQNDLFDVGADLSTPVAENPEFPPLRVEQSYIDKLEADCDRFLAELEKLRSFILPGGTAGAALLHQACTVVRRAERSTWAAFEEHGETMNPLTATYLNRLSDLLFILARTANKEVGDVLWVPGGER, encoded by the coding sequence ATGGTGAATCTGACGCGCATCTACACCCGCACCGGCGACAAGGGCACCACCGCCCTCGGCGACATGAGCCGCACCGCCAAGACCGACTCGCGGATCTCGGCGTACGCGGACGCCAACGAGGCCAATGCGGCGATCGGCGTGGCCCTGGCGCTCGGCTCGCTCCCCGAGGACGTCGCCGCCGTGCTGCTGCGGGTGCAGAACGACCTGTTCGATGTCGGCGCGGACCTGTCGACGCCGGTGGCGGAGAACCCGGAGTTCCCGCCGCTGCGCGTCGAGCAGAGCTATATCGACAAGCTGGAGGCGGACTGCGACCGCTTCCTGGCGGAGCTGGAGAAGCTGCGCAGCTTCATCCTTCCCGGCGGTACGGCCGGCGCCGCGCTGCTGCACCAGGCGTGCACGGTCGTCCGCCGGGCGGAGCGCTCGACCTGGGCCGCCTTCGAGGAACACGGCGAGACCATGAACCCGCTGACCGCCACCTACCTCAACCGCCTCTCCGACCTCCTGTTCATCCTGGCTCGTACGGCCAACAAGGAGGTCGGGGACGTGCTGTGGGTGCCGGGCGGGGAGCGCTGA
- a CDS encoding ABC transporter permease, translating to MSPFLSDTALVFGRYARQTLRSKLQMLFGVLMPLLYLLFFGPLLTDLPLSSSGSSWQVLVPGLLLQLGLFGASFCGFGIIVEKQYGVVERMRVTPVSRLALLLGRVLRDAVLFVFQAVLLVLAALVMGLRAPLPGILIGLAFVAVLTVALASLSYALALRVSTPQEFGPVINAVTMPSMLLSGLMLPMALGPKWLDVLSHFMPFRYLVDAVRAAFVGSYASTAMLYGVLVAVAFAALSVTYCTRAFRRSAA from the coding sequence ATGTCCCCGTTCCTCTCCGACACCGCGCTGGTCTTCGGGCGGTACGCCCGTCAGACACTGCGCTCCAAGCTCCAGATGCTCTTCGGCGTGCTGATGCCGCTGCTGTACCTGCTCTTCTTCGGCCCGCTGCTGACCGATCTGCCGCTGTCCTCGTCCGGCAGCTCCTGGCAGGTGCTGGTGCCCGGCCTGCTGCTCCAACTCGGCCTGTTCGGGGCCTCGTTCTGCGGTTTCGGGATCATCGTCGAGAAGCAATACGGGGTCGTGGAGCGGATGCGGGTGACGCCGGTGAGCCGGCTGGCGCTGCTGCTGGGGCGGGTGCTGCGGGACGCCGTGCTGTTCGTGTTCCAGGCGGTGCTGCTGGTGCTGGCCGCGCTGGTGATGGGGCTGCGCGCACCGCTGCCCGGCATCCTCATCGGCTTGGCGTTCGTCGCCGTGCTGACCGTGGCGCTGGCCTCGCTGTCGTACGCGCTGGCGCTGCGGGTCAGCACCCCGCAGGAGTTCGGCCCGGTCATCAACGCCGTCACCATGCCCTCGATGCTGCTGTCCGGGCTGATGCTCCCGATGGCGCTGGGGCCCAAGTGGCTCGATGTGCTCTCGCACTTCATGCCGTTCCGCTATCTCGTGGACGCGGTGCGCGCGGCGTTCGTCGGCTCCTACGCCTCTACGGCCATGCTCTACGGCGTGCTGGTGGCGGTCGCGTTCGCCGCGCTGTCCGTGACCTATTGCACCCGGGCCTTCCGCAGGTCCGCGGCGTAG
- a CDS encoding ABC transporter ATP-binding protein, producing MPVLNASGLARTFTTERGTVEAVRGIDLTAERGEILGFLGPNGAGKTTTLRMLTTLLSPTGGTATVAGCDLVRDPAGVRRASGYVAQSGGVDPHVPVREELVTQARLYRLGKAEALARAEELAAELDLDGLLDRKTATLSGGQRRRLDIAMGLTHRPDVLFLDEPTTGLDPGSRAALWELIRRIRAEHGTTVFLTTHYLDEADALADRLVIIDKGAVVAEGTPEALKRAHAGSPGASLQDAFLALTGSGPAPRDPSPLAV from the coding sequence ATGCCAGTCCTCAACGCGTCCGGACTCGCCCGGACCTTCACCACCGAACGCGGCACCGTCGAGGCCGTGCGGGGCATCGATCTCACCGCCGAGCGCGGCGAGATCCTCGGCTTCCTCGGGCCCAACGGCGCCGGGAAGACCACCACCCTGCGGATGCTCACGACCCTGCTGAGCCCCACCGGAGGCACCGCGACCGTCGCCGGCTGCGACCTCGTCCGCGACCCGGCAGGCGTACGGCGCGCCTCCGGCTACGTCGCCCAGTCCGGCGGCGTCGACCCCCATGTCCCGGTACGCGAGGAGCTGGTCACCCAGGCCCGCCTCTACCGCCTCGGCAAGGCCGAAGCCCTCGCCCGTGCCGAGGAGTTGGCCGCCGAGCTGGACCTGGACGGACTGCTCGACCGCAAGACCGCCACGCTCTCCGGCGGCCAGCGGCGCCGGCTGGATATCGCGATGGGCCTCACCCACCGTCCCGACGTGCTGTTCCTCGACGAGCCGACCACCGGGCTCGACCCCGGCAGCCGCGCCGCTCTGTGGGAGCTGATCCGCCGCATCCGCGCCGAGCACGGCACCACCGTCTTCCTGACCACGCACTACCTCGACGAGGCCGATGCGCTGGCCGACCGGCTGGTGATCATCGACAAGGGCGCGGTCGTCGCGGAGGGCACACCGGAGGCCCTCAAGCGCGCCCATGCCGGCTCCCCCGGCGCGTCCCTCCAGGACGCCTTCCTCGCCCTCACCGGGAGCGGCCCCGCGCCGCGGGACCCGTCCCCCCTCGCCGTCTAG
- a CDS encoding TetR/AcrR family transcriptional regulator translates to MAEGLRERKKRQTRQYISDVATGLFMARGFDAVTIAEVAEAADVSVNTVYNYFPAKEDLFFDRSKGVMDRLSRFVRGRPAGESAAAAVLRELREEVEAVSPRVGLMEGYDQFMRVVHGAPTLKARLWYMQQEIHLNLEETLREETGAAADDPMPGLMAGQIGWVHQSLMGWIAHEMLAGRKPAEASRDALVLLDEMEELLGEKVLNYAVRTTD, encoded by the coding sequence ATGGCAGAGGGGCTCAGGGAGCGGAAGAAGCGGCAGACCCGGCAGTACATCTCGGACGTGGCCACCGGCCTGTTCATGGCGCGCGGCTTCGACGCGGTGACCATCGCGGAGGTTGCCGAGGCCGCGGATGTCTCCGTCAACACCGTCTACAACTACTTCCCGGCCAAGGAGGACCTCTTCTTCGACCGGAGCAAGGGCGTCATGGACCGGCTCTCGCGCTTCGTGCGCGGCCGGCCGGCCGGGGAGTCCGCGGCCGCCGCCGTGCTGCGGGAGCTGCGCGAGGAGGTCGAGGCGGTCTCCCCGCGGGTCGGACTGATGGAGGGGTACGACCAGTTCATGCGCGTGGTCCATGGGGCGCCCACCCTCAAGGCCCGCCTCTGGTACATGCAGCAGGAGATCCACCTCAACCTGGAGGAAACGCTCCGGGAGGAGACCGGCGCCGCGGCCGACGACCCGATGCCGGGCCTGATGGCGGGCCAGATCGGCTGGGTGCACCAGAGCCTGATGGGCTGGATCGCGCACGAGATGCTCGCCGGCCGCAAGCCCGCCGAGGCTTCGCGGGATGCCCTCGTCCTCCTCGACGAGATGGAAGAGCTGCTCGGCGAAAAGGTCCTCAACTACGCCGTACGGACGACCGACTGA
- a CDS encoding 3-hydroxyacyl-CoA dehydrogenase family protein: protein MAKKLAVIGAGLMGSGIAQVSAQAGWDVVLRDVTEGALARGKGGIEASFEKFVAKGKLSAADAEQSLARITTTTDLEAAADADIVVEAVFERIDVKREIFQSLDKLVKDEAVLASNTSAIPITKIAAATSRPERVVGTHFFSPVPMMQLCELVRGYKTSDEALATARQFAESVGKTCVVVNRDVAGFVTTRLISALVVEAAKLYESGVASAEDIDIACKLGFGHAMGPLATADLTGVDILMHATDNIYTESQDEKFAPPEIMRRMVDAGDIGRKSGQGFYKH from the coding sequence GTGGCAAAGAAGCTCGCCGTCATCGGGGCCGGACTCATGGGGTCCGGTATCGCGCAGGTCTCGGCCCAGGCGGGCTGGGACGTGGTTCTTCGCGATGTGACGGAGGGGGCGCTGGCCCGGGGCAAGGGTGGCATCGAGGCGTCGTTCGAGAAGTTCGTCGCCAAGGGCAAGCTGTCGGCGGCCGACGCCGAGCAGTCGCTGGCCCGGATCACCACCACGACCGACCTGGAGGCCGCCGCCGACGCCGATATCGTCGTCGAGGCCGTCTTCGAGCGGATCGACGTCAAGCGCGAGATCTTCCAGTCGCTGGACAAGCTGGTCAAGGACGAGGCGGTGCTGGCCTCCAACACCTCGGCCATTCCGATCACCAAGATCGCCGCGGCCACCTCCCGTCCCGAGCGGGTCGTCGGTACGCACTTCTTCTCGCCGGTGCCGATGATGCAGCTGTGCGAGCTGGTGCGCGGCTACAAGACCAGCGACGAAGCCCTCGCCACGGCCCGGCAGTTCGCCGAGTCGGTCGGCAAGACCTGCGTCGTCGTCAACCGCGATGTGGCCGGCTTCGTCACCACCCGCCTGATCTCGGCGCTGGTCGTCGAGGCCGCCAAGCTCTACGAATCCGGCGTCGCCAGCGCCGAGGACATCGACATCGCCTGCAAGTTGGGCTTCGGTCACGCGATGGGACCGCTGGCCACCGCCGATCTGACGGGCGTCGACATCCTCATGCACGCCACCGACAACATCTACACCGAGTCCCAGGACGAGAAGTTCGCACCGCCGGAGATCATGCGGCGAATGGTCGATGCGGGCGATATCGGTCG